In the Sedimentisphaera cyanobacteriorum genome, TAAGCGTTGAAGAGAACACCCTGATCAGGGAAACAGCTGTTTTTGCAGACCGCTCAGATATCTCGGAAGAGGTTTCAAGGCTGAAATCGCACATAAAGCAGTTTCGTGATATCAGCGAGGATGGCAGGGGAGTCGGCAAGAGGCTGGATTTTCTTGCTCAGGAGATGTTTAGGGAAGCAAATACGATAGGCAGCAAGGCCTCGGATGCCGGGATATGCCAGCTTGTTGTAGATGTGAAAAGCCGGATAGACAGGATTAAAGAACAGGTTCAGAATGTCGAATAATGGCAGACTTTTTGTAGTAAGCGGTCCGAGCGGTGTAGGCAAGGGCACTATTGTAAAAAGGCTCGATAAGTCTAACGCTGTATTAAGCGTTTCTGCCACTACAAGACAGCCCGGAAAGGGCGAGAAGAACGGGATTGACTACTGGTTCATCACCCGCAGCGAGTTTGAAGAACGCATCGAAAAGGGACTTTTCCTTGAATATGCCGAGGTGTTCGGCAATCTTTACGGTACGCCCACAGACAAAACGCAGGAAGCTGTGGAAAGCGGGAAGGACGTGATTCTCGAGATAGACGTTCAGGGCGGGCTGCAGGTGAAAAATAAGTGGCAGGAGGCTGCGATGATATTTATAATGCCTCCTTCACGAGAAGAGCTGGAAAAGAGAATACGCAGCAGAGCAAGAGACAGCGAAGAGATTATAAGCAAAAGGCTTGAAGAGGCGGACAAAGAGATTGAAATCGGCAAAAGTCATTACGAGCATTTTGTAGTGAATGACGTGCTTGATAAAGCCGTAAGTAAAGTACAGACAATAATAAACTCATATTAAAATAAAGGTCTTTATTATGATTGAAGCACTAAAACGAGACGAGATATATCAAAAGGTTGGCGGGAGCTTTAAGCTTTCGGCTCTGCTACAAAAGAGGATGCGCGAGATTATGGACGGGGCACGCCCGCTTATCGAGGATACAGCAGACAAAACAGTGATAGAGATCGTTGTTGAAGAAATTCTCGAAGATAAGATAACATACGAAATAGAAGAAGATTAGAAGAAGGCATTATGCAGGGTAAGAACGTACTTCTCGGAATAACAGGCGGGATAGCAGCCTACAAAGCAGCGGACGTAGCTTCTCGGCTTCGTAAAAAAGGCGCATCGCTGAAAACCATTATGACCGAGAACGCCTGCAAACTTATCCAGCCCAAGCTCATTGAGGCGGTAAGCGCAGGGCCAGTTTACACATCTATGTGGGATTCGAAAGATAATATTATCACTCATTTGGATCCTGTAAACAGCAGCGATTTGATTCTCGTAGCCCCTGCTACAGCAAACATTATTGCTAAGATGACACACGGCATTTGCGATGATCTTCTCAGCTCGGCATTATGCGCAGGCTGGGACAGAAATCTTTTCATCGCTCCTGCTATGAATAATAATATGTGGAACAATCCTGCAACCCAGAGGAATATCCAGCTCCTGAAGGATTCTGGCGTAAAAACCATCGGCCCGCAGTCCGGCCATCTCGCCTGCGGGACAAGCAATATAGGCAGAATGACAGAGCCTGAAGAGATTGTGGAAGAGCTTTGCAGTCATATGGGGCAGGGCGAGTAGCTCAGTGAACTGCGTTTTATTTTTCATCCGGCTTTGATACAAACCATATCCGACTTTTCGCAAAAGCCGGTGATTTCGGCTGTTTAAAAATCGCTTAATTTCAGAAAACTGCGAACTGAACCGGAAAATCTGAATAGATAATACAATAACTGCTGCGGAAACTCCGCAAGCATTTTTTTAAAGTTCAAAAAGCTGATTGTCATTAACAGCTCTATCTGTAAAATACTCTGTAAAATGTTAACATTAATTTCGGGTTTTTATCGTGAGAAACAGATTAAGCATAATTGCTGCGGTTCTGCTGATTTTATTTACAGCTGCATACGCTGGAGAAGACTTAAACAAAGCCTGCATTGCAATTTCAAAAGGAAATTTCAAAAAGGCGGAGAAAATAGTTCAAAACAGCTCGGAAGAGGGCATTGACAAGGCCGAAAATCTTCTGGGCAGCTATGAGAAGTTTTCTGAAAGCCGTGAGAAATTCCGCAAAGACAAATACAGCGAGAAGCAGCAAGAGCTCCAAGAACTCATTGACGACTGCCTTAACGGGAAGGAATCAAATATCCTCAAGCTTGATGAATTTGCTGAGCAGTACGTTGAGGAAAAAGAAAAAGAAGAGGATGCAGAAGACGAGCAGGACTCTGATAGCCCTGAAAACATAACTCCTCCGACCGCTCCAAACAGCCAGGATGAGGAAGAAAAAGACAGCGAAACAGAAGCTCTAATCGATTTCTTTGTTGCGATGAGCAATGTCAAGGAATACGCATCAGACAAGCAGCATGAGGAGCTGCTTAAAAGCGAGCTGATGGAAAACCTCAAGGAAACTGCAATCTCCAAGGCGATTGAACTGGAAGACAAAGGCAAATGGGCAGAGTCTTATACCGGCTGCTACTACTGGCTGAATACTCTCTATGAAGATAATCAGGAGTATGAGGACAAGGCTGATAACCTTCTTGAGAAGATGACTGTGAAAAGCAGTTTTATTGATTCTCCCTGCGAAACAGCCGAAAACAGGGCAGAGGGCATCGAGCTGATTATGCTCAAGCGGACAATCAAAGTGCTTACGTACACATACATTACCCCGCTGGATTTCGAAAAAATGCTGCATGCCGGGCTGGACAGATGCATCACGGTTGCGGAGGTTCTTTCATTCCCGGATGAAGACATCGCAGTAAGCTACGACAGAAGTGGGATTAACGATTACTTTGCAGGTGTGCGGAATATAAAGGAAAAGTACACCTCTTCAATACTCGAAAACTACTACCATACCCAGGTGTTTCAGGCGTTTAATGAAGTGCTGGCTTTGAACAAAAAGACGCTTAAACTTCCTTCTGAAGTTTTAATAATGCACTTTACCGAATCACTGCTCAGCGAGCTGGATCCGTACACAAATATCGTATGGCCGTTTTTCGTAAAGGAATTTCAGAAATCGATCACTCAGGAATTTTCGGGTATCGGAGTTGAGATAAGCAAGGAAGGAGGAAGGCTAATAGTAAACAGCCTTCTTCCAAACACGCCTGCATTCGGCTCCGGCCTTGATGCTGAGGATGTTATTCTTGAAGTGGACGGGGTGTCCACTGAAGGAATGAGCATCAACTGCGCTGTTTCAAAGATCAGCGGGCCTGAAGGTACGACCGTAAGCCTTAAAGTGCGTCATAAGGGTTCGGACAAAACCGAAATCATAAAGATTGAGAGGGGCAGAATTGTCGTTCCAACCGTTAAAGGCTGGAAGAGGCAGAAAGAGGAAGACTGGTCATACCTGATAGACGAGGAAAACAAGATAGGCCTGATCCGCCTTACGAGCTTCTCCGAAGCAACAACAGAGCAGATGAAAAAGGCCATTGAAGATATGCGCAAAGATGCCCTCAACGGCTTGATTTTAGACCTCAGATACAATTCGGGCGGCCTGCTTTCAACAGCCGTTGATATCGTTGATATGTTCATCAAAAAAGGGCCGGTCGTAAGTACCAAGCCGCGAATGGGGATGCCCGAAGAGCATTTTGCCCAGCACGAAACATTCCTGCCGGACTGCCCGCTTGTGGTTCTGATAAACGAAGGCTCGGCCTCCGCATCGGAAATTGTATCAGGAGCACTGAGCGACCCAAGATATGAGCGTGCCACTCTCGTTGGTTCGAGGACATTCGGCAAGGGTAGCGTTCAGACTGTTACAGCAGCTCCGGGCAAGGGGGCTCAGCTGAAATATACGATGGCATTCTATTATCTGCCTTCAGGGCAGCCTGTAAAAAACCGCTATCAGCTTGAAGAGGCGGGCAGGAAAGACTGGGGCATCGCACCGGATGTGAAGCTTGAGATGTACGGAAGCGAATTTGAAGACTACTTCGATGTTCAGCAGGGCAACGACATACTTGTACAGGACGGTCATGTATTCAGCGAAGAGGAAGACCGAAAGAAAAAACACAGTGCAGAAGAAACAGTGAACTCTGATCCTCAGCTTGAGATGGGACTTATCGTTTTGAAAGCCAAGATGCTTGCTGAGGGTATGGATGTAAAATTTTAAGTCAGCTTTAGGGAGGCCTTCAATGAGCGGCAAAATTGTTCTGGTAGGACTTGACGGGGTACCTGTAAAGGTTATAGAGAAATTCGTTGAGATGGGGGTTATGCCTAATATGGCAGAGCTCATCGATAAAGGCGTGTTCCGGCAGACATCCTCTGCTATACCTGAAGTATCGAGTACGGCTTGGTCTTCTATAATTACCGGCAGGAACCCGGGCGAACACGGGATATACGGGTTTACCGAGCTCAAGCCGAATTCTTACCAGCTCACCTTTCCGAACTACAAAAACCTTAAAGCAAGCCCT is a window encoding:
- the gmk gene encoding guanylate kinase; protein product: MSNNGRLFVVSGPSGVGKGTIVKRLDKSNAVLSVSATTRQPGKGEKNGIDYWFITRSEFEERIEKGLFLEYAEVFGNLYGTPTDKTQEAVESGKDVILEIDVQGGLQVKNKWQEAAMIFIMPPSREELEKRIRSRARDSEEIISKRLEEADKEIEIGKSHYEHFVVNDVLDKAVSKVQTIINSY
- a CDS encoding DNA-directed RNA polymerase subunit omega produces the protein MIEALKRDEIYQKVGGSFKLSALLQKRMREIMDGARPLIEDTADKTVIEIVVEEILEDKITYEIEED
- a CDS encoding flavoprotein; the encoded protein is MQGKNVLLGITGGIAAYKAADVASRLRKKGASLKTIMTENACKLIQPKLIEAVSAGPVYTSMWDSKDNIITHLDPVNSSDLILVAPATANIIAKMTHGICDDLLSSALCAGWDRNLFIAPAMNNNMWNNPATQRNIQLLKDSGVKTIGPQSGHLACGTSNIGRMTEPEEIVEELCSHMGQGE
- a CDS encoding S41 family peptidase; this translates as MRNRLSIIAAVLLILFTAAYAGEDLNKACIAISKGNFKKAEKIVQNSSEEGIDKAENLLGSYEKFSESREKFRKDKYSEKQQELQELIDDCLNGKESNILKLDEFAEQYVEEKEKEEDAEDEQDSDSPENITPPTAPNSQDEEEKDSETEALIDFFVAMSNVKEYASDKQHEELLKSELMENLKETAISKAIELEDKGKWAESYTGCYYWLNTLYEDNQEYEDKADNLLEKMTVKSSFIDSPCETAENRAEGIELIMLKRTIKVLTYTYITPLDFEKMLHAGLDRCITVAEVLSFPDEDIAVSYDRSGINDYFAGVRNIKEKYTSSILENYYHTQVFQAFNEVLALNKKTLKLPSEVLIMHFTESLLSELDPYTNIVWPFFVKEFQKSITQEFSGIGVEISKEGGRLIVNSLLPNTPAFGSGLDAEDVILEVDGVSTEGMSINCAVSKISGPEGTTVSLKVRHKGSDKTEIIKIERGRIVVPTVKGWKRQKEEDWSYLIDEENKIGLIRLTSFSEATTEQMKKAIEDMRKDALNGLILDLRYNSGGLLSTAVDIVDMFIKKGPVVSTKPRMGMPEEHFAQHETFLPDCPLVVLINEGSASASEIVSGALSDPRYERATLVGSRTFGKGSVQTVTAAPGKGAQLKYTMAFYYLPSGQPVKNRYQLEEAGRKDWGIAPDVKLEMYGSEFEDYFDVQQGNDILVQDGHVFSEEEDRKKKHSAEETVNSDPQLEMGLIVLKAKMLAEGMDVKF